A genomic stretch from Malus domestica chromosome 15, GDT2T_hap1 includes:
- the LOC103436481 gene encoding cryptochrome-1-like isoform X3: MSGGGCSVVWFRRDLRVEDNPALAAAVRAGGVVCVFIWAPDEEGPYYPGRVSRWWLKHSLAHLDSSLKSLGASLITKRSTDSVSSLLEVVVSTGATQLFFNHLYDPISLVRDHRAKEVLTAQGIAVRSFNADLLYEPWDVIDVHGRPFTTFDAFWGRCLSMPYDPDAPLLPPKRIISGDASRSPSDTLVFEDESEKGSNALLARAWSPGWSNADKALTTFINGPLLDYSNNRRKADGATTSLLSPHLHFGEVSVRKAFHLARMKQVVWANEGNKAGEESVNLFLKSIGLREYSRYISFNHPYSHERPLLGHLKFFPWVLDQKYFKAWRQGRTGYPLVDAGMRELWATGWLHDRIRVVVSSFFVKVLQLPWRWGMKYFWDTLLDADLESDALGWQYISGTLPDGREFDRIDNPQFEGYKFDPNGEYVRKWLPELARLPTEWIHHPWNAPESVLQAAGIELGSNYPLPIVGIDAAKTRLQEALSEMWQHEAASRAAVENGTEEGLGDSSESVPIAFSQDIQMEENNEPARNNPPGTRKYEDQMVPSITTSLVRAEEEETSLELQNLTEETRAEVPTDLIVNQEPRRDILNQGFFQTIHNNALPQSNAAIGLQHAVEDSTAESSSSTRRERDGGVVPVWSPSSSSYSEQFGSEDNGIGTSSYLQRHPQSHQIMNWRRLSQTG; encoded by the exons ATGTCAGGTGGTGGTTGCAGTGTGGTTTGGTTCAGGAGAGATCTGAGGGTTGAAGATAACCCAGCTTTGGCAGCTGCAGTGAGAGCAGGAGGTGTGGTTTGTGTCTTCATCTGGGCTCCTGATGAAGAAGGCCCTTATTATCCTGGAAGGGTGTCAAGATGGTGGCTTAAACACAGCTTGGCTCATCTGGATTCCTCCCTAAAAAGTCTGGGTGCTTCTCTCATCACCAAAAGATCCACTGACAGTGTTTCTTCTCTCCTTGAAGTTGTTGTTTCCACTGGTGCCACTCAGCTTTTCTTCAACCACTTATATG ATCCTATATCACTGGTTAGGGATCACAGGGCCAAGGAGGTTTTAACTGCTCAAGGCATAGCTGTGCGTTCCTTTAATGCGGATTTGCTCTACGAACCATGGGATGTTATTGATGTCCATGGTCGGCCGTTCACAACCTTCGATGCCTTTTGGGGAAGATGCCTTAGCATGCCATATGACCCGGATGCACCACTTCTTCCCCCTAAGAGAATTATTTCAG GTGATGCATCAAGGTCTCCTTCTGATACATTGGTTTTTGAAGATGAATCCGAGAAGGGAAGTAATGCACTTCTTGCTCGAGCATGGTCACCTGGGTGGAGTAATGCTGATAAGGCTCTGACTACATTTATAAATGGAcccttacttgattactctAATAACCGCAGAAAGGCTGATGGCGCTACAACATCTTTACTTTCTCCCCATTTGCATTTTGGGGAGGTGAGTGTGAGAAAGGCATTTCATCTTGCTCGTATGAAGCAGGTTGTTTGGGCCAATGAAGGCAACAAGGCTGGTGAAGAGAGTGTAAACTTGTTTCTGAAGTCTATTGGTCTTCGGGAATATTCAAGATACATTAGTTTTAATCATCCTTACAGTCATGAAAGACCTCTTCTTGGGCACCTAAAGTTCTTCCCCTGGGTATTAGATCAAAAGTATTTCAAGGCATGGAGACAAGGTAGAACTGGCTATCCATTGGTGGATGCGGGCATGAGAGAGTTGTGGGCCACTGGTTGGCTACATGATCGAATACGAGTAGTAGTTTCTAGTTTCTTCGTAAAGGTTCTGCAACTTCCATGGAGATGGGGGATGAAGTATTTCTGGGATACACTCTTAGATGCTGATCTTGAAAGCGATGCTCTTGGTTGGCAGTATATATCTGGTACTTTACCTGATGGTCGTGAATTTGACCGCATAGATAATCCACAG TTTGAGGGTTACAAATTTGATCCAAATGGAGAATATGTGCGGAAGTGGCTTCCTGAACTTGCTAGGCTACCAACTGAATGGATACACCACCCGTGGAATGCACCAGAATCTGTTCTACAAGCAGCTGGAATTGAATTAGGATCGAATTACCCTCTACCTATTGTAGGCATAGATGCAGCGAAAACCCGGTTGCAAGAAGCTTTATCAGAGATGTGGCAGCACGAAGCTGCTTCAAGAGCCGCTGTTGAAAATGGGACTGAGGAAGGACTTGGAGACTCCTCAGAATCAGTACCAATTGCCTTTTCTCAAGACATACAAATGGAGGAAAATAATGAACCTGCAAGGAACAACCCTCCTGGCACTCGGAAGTATGAGGATCAAATGGTCCCAAGCATTACTACTTCGTTGGTTAGAGCTGAAGAGGAAGAAACTTCTTTGGAACTTCAAAATTTGACAGAAGAAACCAGAGCGGAAGTGCCTACAGACTTAATTGTGAATCAGGAACCAAGAAGAGACATATTAAACCAAGGGTTTTTTCAGACTATTCATAACAATGCTCTTCCACAATCCAATGCTGCAATAGGGCTACAACACGCTGTTGAAGATTCGACTGCAGAATCTTCCAGTAGCACTAGGCGAGAGAGGGATGGAGGTGTAGTTCCAGTTTGGTCTCCTTCAAGTTCTAGCTACTCGGAGCAGTTTGGGAGTGAAGACAATGGCATTGGAACAAGTTCGTACTTGCAGAGACATCCTCAGTCTCACCAAATAATGAATTGGAGGCGGCTATCTCAAACTGGGTAA
- the LOC103436481 gene encoding cryptochrome-1-like isoform X2: protein MSGGGCSVVWFRRDLRVEDNPALAAAVRAGGVVCVFIWAPDEEGPYYPGRVSRWWLKHSLAHLDSSLKSLGASLITKRSTDSVSSLLEVVVSTGATQLFFNHLYDPISLVRDHRAKEVLTAQGIAVRSFNADLLYEPWDVIDVHGRPFTTFDAFWGRCLSMPYDPDAPLLPPKRIISGDASRSPSDTLVFEDESEKGSNALLARAWSPGWSNADKALTTFINGPLLDYSNNRRKADGATTSLLSPHLHFGEVSVRKAFHLARMKQVVWANEGNKAGEESVNLFLKSIGLREYSRYISFNHPYSHERPLLGHLKFFPWVLDQKYFKAWRQGRTGYPLVDAGMRELWATGWLHDRIRVVVSSFFVKVLQLPWRWGMKYFWDTLLDADLESDALGWQYISGTLPDGREFDRIDNPQFEGYKFDPNGEYVRKWLPELARLPTEWIHHPWNAPESVLQAAGIELGSNYPLPIVGIDAAKTRLQEALSEMWQHEAASRAAVENGTEEGLGDSSESVPIAFSQDIQMEENNEPARNNPPGTRKYEDQMVPSITTSLVRAEEEETSLELQNLTEETRAEVPTDLIVNQEPRRDILNQGFFQTIHNNALPQSNAAIGLQHAVEDSTAESSSSTRRERDGGVVPVWSPSSSSYSEQFGSEDNGIGTSSYLQRHPQSHQIMNWRRLSQTG from the exons ATGTCAGGTGGTGGTTGCAGTGTGGTTTGGTTCAGGAGAGATCTGAGGGTTGAAGATAACCCAGCTTTGGCAGCTGCAGTGAGAGCAGGAGGTGTGGTTTGTGTCTTCATCTGGGCTCCTGATGAAGAAGGCCCTTATTATCCTGGAAGGGTGTCAAGATGGTGGCTTAAACACAGCTTGGCTCATCTGGATTCCTCCCTAAAAAGTCTGGGTGCTTCTCTCATCACCAAAAGATCCACTGACAGTGTTTCTTCTCTCCTTGAAGTTGTTGTTTCCACTGGTGCCACTCAGCTTTTCTTCAACCACTTATATG ATCCTATATCACTGGTTAGGGATCACAGGGCCAAGGAGGTTTTAACTGCTCAAGGCATAGCTGTGCGTTCCTTTAATGCGGATTTGCTCTACGAACCATGGGATGTTATTGATGTCCATGGTCGGCCGTTCACAACCTTCGATGCCTTTTGGGGAAGATGCCTTAGCATGCCATATGACCCGGATGCACCACTTCTTCCCCCTAAGAGAATTATTTCAG GTGATGCATCAAGGTCTCCTTCTGATACATTGGTTTTTGAAGATGAATCCGAGAAGGGAAGTAATGCACTTCTTGCTCGAGCATGGTCACCTGGGTGGAGTAATGCTGATAAGGCTCTGACTACATTTATAAATGGAcccttacttgattactctAATAACCGCAGAAAGGCTGATGGCGCTACAACATCTTTACTTTCTCCCCATTTGCATTTTGGGGAGGTGAGTGTGAGAAAGGCATTTCATCTTGCTCGTATGAAGCAGGTTGTTTGGGCCAATGAAGGCAACAAGGCTGGTGAAGAGAGTGTAAACTTGTTTCTGAAGTCTATTGGTCTTCGGGAATATTCAAGATACATTAGTTTTAATCATCCTTACAGTCATGAAAGACCTCTTCTTGGGCACCTAAAGTTCTTCCCCTGGGTATTAGATCAAAAGTATTTCAAGGCATGGAGACAAGGTAGAACTGGCTATCCATTGGTGGATGCGGGCATGAGAGAGTTGTGGGCCACTGGTTGGCTACATGATCGAATACGAGTAGTAGTTTCTAGTTTCTTCGTAAAGGTTCTGCAACTTCCATGGAGATGGGGGATGAAGTATTTCTGGGATACACTCTTAGATGCTGATCTTGAAAGCGATGCTCTTGGTTGGCAGTATATATCTGGTACTTTACCTGATGGTCGTGAATTTGACCGCATAGATAATCCACAG TTTGAGGGTTACAAATTTGATCCAAATGGAGAATATGTGCGGAAGTGGCTTCCTGAACTTGCTAGGCTACCAACTGAATGGATACACCACCCGTGGAATGCACCAGAATCTGTTCTACAAGCAGCTGGAATTGAATTAGGATCGAATTACCCTCTACCTATTGTAGGCATAGATGCAGCGAAAACCCGGTTGCAAGAAGCTTTATCAGAGATGTGGCAGCACGAAGCTGCTTCAAGAGCCGCTGTTGAAAATGGGACTGAGGAAGGACTTGGAGACTCCTCAGAATCAGTACCAATTGCCTTTTCTCAAGACATACAAATGGAGGAAAATAATGAACCTGCAAGGAACAACCCTCCTGGCACTCGGAAGTATGAGGATCAAATGGTCCCAAGCATTACTACTTCGTTGGTTAGAGCTGAAGAGGAAGAAACTTCTTTGGAACTTCAAAATTTGACAGAAGAAACCAGAGCGGAAGTGCCTACAGACTTAATTGTGAATCAGGAACCAAGAAGAGACATATTAAACCAAGGGTTTTTTCAGACTATTCATAACAATGCTCTTCCACAATCCAATGCTGCAATAGGGCTACAACACGCTGTTGAAGATTCGACTGCAGAATCTTCCAGTAGCACTAGGCGAGAGAGGGATGGAGGTGTAGTTCCAGTTTGGTCTCCTTCAAGTTCTAGCTACTCGGAGCAGTTTGGGAGTGAAGACAATGGCATTGGAACAAGTTCGTACTTGCAGAGACATCCTCAGTCTCACCAAATAATGAATTGGAGGCGGCTATCTCAAACTGG TTAA
- the LOC103436481 gene encoding cryptochrome-1-like isoform X1: MSGGGCSVVWFRRDLRVEDNPALAAAVRAGGVVCVFIWAPDEEGPYYPGRVSRWWLKHSLAHLDSSLKSLGASLITKRSTDSVSSLLEVVVSTGATQLFFNHLYDPISLVRDHRAKEVLTAQGIAVRSFNADLLYEPWDVIDVHGRPFTTFDAFWGRCLSMPYDPDAPLLPPKRIISGDASRSPSDTLVFEDESEKGSNALLARAWSPGWSNADKALTTFINGPLLDYSNNRRKADGATTSLLSPHLHFGEVSVRKAFHLARMKQVVWANEGNKAGEESVNLFLKSIGLREYSRYISFNHPYSHERPLLGHLKFFPWVLDQKYFKAWRQGRTGYPLVDAGMRELWATGWLHDRIRVVVSSFFVKVLQLPWRWGMKYFWDTLLDADLESDALGWQYISGTLPDGREFDRIDNPQFEGYKFDPNGEYVRKWLPELARLPTEWIHHPWNAPESVLQAAGIELGSNYPLPIVGIDAAKTRLQEALSEMWQHEAASRAAVENGTEEGLGDSSESVPIAFSQDIQMEENNEPARNNPPGTRKYEDQMVPSITTSLVRAEEEETSLELQNLTEETRAEVPTDLIVNQEPRRDILNQGFFQTIHNNALPQSNAAIGLQHAVEDSTAESSSSTRRERDGGVVPVWSPSSSSYSEQFGSEDNGIGTSSYLQRHPQSHQIMNWRRLSQTG, from the exons ATGTCAGGTGGTGGTTGCAGTGTGGTTTGGTTCAGGAGAGATCTGAGGGTTGAAGATAACCCAGCTTTGGCAGCTGCAGTGAGAGCAGGAGGTGTGGTTTGTGTCTTCATCTGGGCTCCTGATGAAGAAGGCCCTTATTATCCTGGAAGGGTGTCAAGATGGTGGCTTAAACACAGCTTGGCTCATCTGGATTCCTCCCTAAAAAGTCTGGGTGCTTCTCTCATCACCAAAAGATCCACTGACAGTGTTTCTTCTCTCCTTGAAGTTGTTGTTTCCACTGGTGCCACTCAGCTTTTCTTCAACCACTTATATG ATCCTATATCACTGGTTAGGGATCACAGGGCCAAGGAGGTTTTAACTGCTCAAGGCATAGCTGTGCGTTCCTTTAATGCGGATTTGCTCTACGAACCATGGGATGTTATTGATGTCCATGGTCGGCCGTTCACAACCTTCGATGCCTTTTGGGGAAGATGCCTTAGCATGCCATATGACCCGGATGCACCACTTCTTCCCCCTAAGAGAATTATTTCAG GTGATGCATCAAGGTCTCCTTCTGATACATTGGTTTTTGAAGATGAATCCGAGAAGGGAAGTAATGCACTTCTTGCTCGAGCATGGTCACCTGGGTGGAGTAATGCTGATAAGGCTCTGACTACATTTATAAATGGAcccttacttgattactctAATAACCGCAGAAAGGCTGATGGCGCTACAACATCTTTACTTTCTCCCCATTTGCATTTTGGGGAGGTGAGTGTGAGAAAGGCATTTCATCTTGCTCGTATGAAGCAGGTTGTTTGGGCCAATGAAGGCAACAAGGCTGGTGAAGAGAGTGTAAACTTGTTTCTGAAGTCTATTGGTCTTCGGGAATATTCAAGATACATTAGTTTTAATCATCCTTACAGTCATGAAAGACCTCTTCTTGGGCACCTAAAGTTCTTCCCCTGGGTATTAGATCAAAAGTATTTCAAGGCATGGAGACAAGGTAGAACTGGCTATCCATTGGTGGATGCGGGCATGAGAGAGTTGTGGGCCACTGGTTGGCTACATGATCGAATACGAGTAGTAGTTTCTAGTTTCTTCGTAAAGGTTCTGCAACTTCCATGGAGATGGGGGATGAAGTATTTCTGGGATACACTCTTAGATGCTGATCTTGAAAGCGATGCTCTTGGTTGGCAGTATATATCTGGTACTTTACCTGATGGTCGTGAATTTGACCGCATAGATAATCCACAG TTTGAGGGTTACAAATTTGATCCAAATGGAGAATATGTGCGGAAGTGGCTTCCTGAACTTGCTAGGCTACCAACTGAATGGATACACCACCCGTGGAATGCACCAGAATCTGTTCTACAAGCAGCTGGAATTGAATTAGGATCGAATTACCCTCTACCTATTGTAGGCATAGATGCAGCGAAAACCCGGTTGCAAGAAGCTTTATCAGAGATGTGGCAGCACGAAGCTGCTTCAAGAGCCGCTGTTGAAAATGGGACTGAGGAAGGACTTGGAGACTCCTCAGAATCAGTACCAATTGCCTTTTCTCAAGACATACAAATGGAGGAAAATAATGAACCTGCAAGGAACAACCCTCCTGGCACTCGGAAGTATGAGGATCAAATGGTCCCAAGCATTACTACTTCGTTGGTTAGAGCTGAAGAGGAAGAAACTTCTTTGGAACTTCAAAATTTGACAGAAGAAACCAGAGCGGAAGTGCCTACAGACTTAATTGTGAATCAGGAACCAAGAAGAGACATATTAAACCAAGGGTTTTTTCAGACTATTCATAACAATGCTCTTCCACAATCCAATGCTGCAATAGGGCTACAACACGCTGTTGAAGATTCGACTGCAGAATCTTCCAGTAGCACTAGGCGAGAGAGGGATGGAGGTGTAGTTCCAGTTTGGTCTCCTTCAAGTTCTAGCTACTCGGAGCAGTTTGGGAGTGAAGACAATGGCATTGGAACAAGTTCGTACTTGCAGAGACATCCTCAGTCTCACCAAATAATGAATTGGAGGCGGCTATCTCAAACTGG GTGA